CGTCATTTTGTTTTTTCTCATTTACAGCCGATTGCTGATGATCCGGAGCTTGTTCCGACGGATGATGCTCAGCTTCGCCTTCGTCATGGTGCTCACCACGTTTTTTCTTTTTATCGTTCTCAACTTTCGATTCTTTCATTCCTGGGGACAAATGGACGCCCTCAAGCAGTGGGACGATGTGTTCGCCATTTGGAGCGGCATCATGGTCCTGCTCCACCCCTTCGATCTTCTCATCGGCCTCCTGATTCCCCTGCTCCTCTGGCAGTTGAGCATGCTTTCAGACCGGCGGATGGGTCTTTCGATTCGCCGCCCCTTCTTCCTAATGGCCATTCTGTTGGCCTCGTGCCATTACAAATTGACCATCGGGGAGAATCGCTATTCGGAGCAAAACCCCGTGTTTTACGTCTTTCGACAAAAAATCGCCCAACTGCAGCTGTCTTACGGATATTTGTTGAATCCCCGACGGGGGCCCCGGCGGTGGAAAAACGACGCCTTTGTGGCCGTCAACGAATCCCTTTACAAGCACGCCAAGAACGCGGCGTTCCCGTTTCTTAAAACCCCGCTCCCGGACGCGAAACCCCTGCCCTTCGCCCTCGATTCAAAACCCAACGTGGTCGTCATTCTTCTGGAATCTTTTCGGGCTTTTGAGTCCGGCGCTTACGGGGCCTCCCCGTCGTTCACGCCGAACATCGATCGACTGGCCAAAGAAGGGGTGCTGCTTCGGAATTTTTACGCCAACGGGGCGCAAACGATTCGAGGGGAATTCGCCATTCACGCCTCCTACGTTCCGAACATGCGGGGAGCGCCCGTCTACCTCAACCAGCCCAAACTCAATATTTTGACCCTTCCGATGGTTCTTAAAAAGAACGGCTATTCCACGTTCTGGATCGGCTCCCACCCGCCGACGTTCGATAAAAAAATCGAGTTTCTCTCCCGCCACGGCGTCGACAATTTCCGCTACGACGTTCCCGCGGAAGGACGTAAATTGGGCTGGGGGGCGCCGGACCGCGACCTTTTCGATTACGCCTTGAATATTTTGACCAAGGAAAAAGGCCCCGTTTTCGCCGAGATCATGACCTTGAGCGGTCATTTCCCGTTCAACGACTATCCCACGGACGGGCAGGCGCCGCCCGTGAAGGGATCCGCGCTCTATCAAAAGTATTGCCGCGCGCTTTACTACACGGATTTCGCCTTGGGGGAATTTCTCCAGAAGGCGCAACGGAGCCCCTTGGCCAAGAACACGATTTTCATCATCACCGGAGACCACGGCATTTGGGTCTATCCGGACGGCGACCGCTACGCGGGCCGGGCCCTTCGGCAGGAAATTTTCTTTCGGGTTCCGGGACTCCTCTGGTCGCCCCACCTTCTCAAACCCCGCGTCATTGAGGGCGTGAGCAGCCACGTGGATCTGACCCCGTCGGTTCTCGACCTTCTCGGTCTCCACCCCACCAACGCGTTCTTGGGCACCAGCGTGTTCCGGGACGACGTCCACCCCCGTTTTGCCTTTATGGTTCAGGACGCCCGCTGGAACCTTCGGATGGGCGACGAATACGCCTACGACGTGGGGCCCGAAGCGTTCCTGTCCCACTACCCAGCCGGCACCACTTTGGATTATCAAACGCTCAAAAATAAAAACGAACACATCTTTTTTAAATCGATCCCCAATCTCTTCGACACCCTGGGGGAATCCGGCACGGTGCTGTTGCCCGACGACCGGGTGGAGCAATTGCGCTCCTTCGCCGATGAGGGCGTGGAAACCTTCGACCAGTCGCTGTTAAAAGATCGCATCTACCCTTCCTACGAATAACGAAAC
The window above is part of the Elusimicrobiota bacterium genome. Proteins encoded here:
- a CDS encoding LTA synthase family protein, which gives rise to MNFSRFSLRPLVRFFMHLLHPLDYVHSPQQSHGRTLRSILLQISIPVVVVCYALWSMGARTQAAGLVDHVMFVILFFLIYSRLLMIRSLFRRMMLSFAFVMVLTTFFLFIVLNFRFFHSWGQMDALKQWDDVFAIWSGIMVLLHPFDLLIGLLIPLLLWQLSMLSDRRMGLSIRRPFFLMAILLASCHYKLTIGENRYSEQNPVFYVFRQKIAQLQLSYGYLLNPRRGPRRWKNDAFVAVNESLYKHAKNAAFPFLKTPLPDAKPLPFALDSKPNVVVILLESFRAFESGAYGASPSFTPNIDRLAKEGVLLRNFYANGAQTIRGEFAIHASYVPNMRGAPVYLNQPKLNILTLPMVLKKNGYSTFWIGSHPPTFDKKIEFLSRHGVDNFRYDVPAEGRKLGWGAPDRDLFDYALNILTKEKGPVFAEIMTLSGHFPFNDYPTDGQAPPVKGSALYQKYCRALYYTDFALGEFLQKAQRSPLAKNTIFIITGDHGIWVYPDGDRYAGRALRQEIFFRVPGLLWSPHLLKPRVIEGVSSHVDLTPSVLDLLGLHPTNAFLGTSVFRDDVHPRFAFMVQDARWNLRMGDEYAYDVGPEAFLSHYPAGTTLDYQTLKNKNEHIFFKSIPNLFDTLGESGTVLLPDDRVEQLRSFADEGVETFDQSLLKDRIYPSYE